A window from Corynebacterium urogenitale encodes these proteins:
- a CDS encoding arabinosyltransferase domain-containing protein, producing the protein MGFILFCLTPILPVKQTHAEFSWPQGDDLTSVTAPLISYTPQDIDMTLPVKEIQKLNPGETTALSTVPEDSAQATLRGLFVRSTDRTVDVVIRNVVPLSIDKDTLRQLPDDAVLRITSTFESTRVWVPDATNANGEPLDSTINDDIRPMVTGIYSEIANTPETFQSAKDAGVEAKVTVDSRFTSTPTILKTLAMILGVIMTVISLWTLHRIDSLDGRKSNRILPARWWKLRPIDSVVGVFLLGWYFIGANTADDGYILSMARLADASGYMANYYRWHGVPESPFGFPFYDLLALMTKVSTASIWIRLPGLIAGIITWLILSREVLPRLGTKINQRKVAHWTMAAAFLAFWMTYNNGARPEPIIAMTSLLAWVSFERAIATHRLLPAAIGTIIATLALGAGPTGLMAVAALLVSLGAIVRIAIRRLPLLGAEKGSSKGAVFTGMFAQIAPFLAAGTAILIGVFGDQTLRSVLEAISVRGAIGPSVAWYDEYIRYTSLLEQSIDGSFTRRFIVMMMFFSFGVVIASMLRNGRVPGATKGPSTRLVLVIIGTMFFMTFTPTKWTHHFGVYAGVGAALMGLAAVAASHISLSSRRNRVLFIGATLMLFSFTLAGTNGWWYIGSFGVPWWDKPIQLAGIEASTVMLGISLLVLVWGVLVGYLTEFKTARAETKSERREIDAEERRRTLRFQGIAAAPIGVLTALVVVFSMLSLGKGFISQWPAYSIGKGNLVSLTGNTCNMASDVLVETNTNDSFLAVAGGGELKDSLVNDDSRGFEPNNIPTRIDPGVDNTSSSSMPQTSVRADGAGASGSSDSTSRSSTGSNGDSTTNDSSDASTTGSQGEDVASDQNQETTDEDANESGTQGGVASDRGINGSYAKLPFFLDNQQVPVVGSFREGLQVPARTITDWYEIPEMGEDQPLIVFSAAGKVAHDDMNGVFQYGQELKVEFGRGEGDNYEMIGEYQPLDIGTGPEWRNMRVPKDAIPEGANVIRIRAIDTNLTPDQWLAITPPRAPQMVSMNDYIPAEIGDDAPGLLDWSVAFQFPCQRNYDHYAGVAEVAEYRISPDHGGRRVHSGVMDYLGGGSVGLTEMTSQSTELPTYLKGDWQRDWGVFDRLETVPNARGERPKPAELTETSTTELGTYYPGPMKYMAE; encoded by the coding sequence CAGCTGGCCGCAGGGTGACGATCTCACGAGCGTTACCGCGCCACTGATCTCCTACACTCCGCAGGACATTGACATGACCCTGCCCGTCAAGGAGATCCAGAAGCTCAACCCCGGCGAAACGACCGCGCTGTCCACCGTTCCTGAAGATAGCGCCCAAGCAACGCTGCGAGGCCTCTTCGTCCGTTCCACTGACAGAACAGTCGACGTGGTCATCCGCAATGTTGTACCGCTGTCCATAGATAAGGACACGCTGCGTCAGCTCCCGGATGATGCTGTATTGCGCATCACCTCCACCTTCGAGTCGACGCGCGTCTGGGTTCCGGATGCCACCAATGCCAATGGTGAACCACTGGATAGCACCATCAACGACGACATTCGCCCGATGGTGACCGGCATCTACTCCGAAATCGCCAATACACCGGAAACCTTCCAAAGCGCCAAGGACGCAGGCGTGGAGGCGAAGGTGACCGTGGATTCACGCTTCACCTCCACCCCGACCATTCTCAAGACGCTCGCGATGATCCTGGGAGTCATCATGACCGTCATCTCCCTGTGGACTTTGCACCGCATCGATTCCCTCGATGGGCGCAAGTCCAACCGCATCCTCCCGGCACGTTGGTGGAAGCTGCGCCCAATTGACTCGGTGGTGGGCGTGTTCCTGCTGGGGTGGTACTTCATTGGCGCCAACACAGCCGATGATGGCTACATCCTGTCGATGGCCCGCCTGGCGGATGCCTCGGGCTACATGGCCAACTACTACCGCTGGCACGGCGTTCCGGAATCCCCATTCGGATTCCCATTCTACGACCTGCTGGCCCTGATGACGAAGGTTTCCACCGCATCCATCTGGATCCGCCTCCCCGGCCTGATTGCAGGAATCATCACCTGGTTGATCCTCTCGCGCGAGGTCCTCCCGCGCTTGGGAACGAAGATCAACCAGCGCAAGGTCGCGCACTGGACAATGGCCGCCGCATTCCTGGCGTTCTGGATGACCTACAACAACGGCGCCCGCCCAGAGCCGATCATCGCCATGACCTCTCTGCTGGCATGGGTTTCCTTCGAGCGCGCCATCGCCACCCACCGTCTACTTCCGGCAGCGATCGGTACGATCATTGCCACCTTGGCGCTGGGTGCCGGCCCGACCGGCCTCATGGCCGTCGCGGCGCTGCTGGTCTCCCTGGGAGCCATCGTGCGCATTGCGATCCGCCGCCTGCCACTGCTCGGCGCAGAGAAGGGCAGCTCCAAGGGCGCCGTATTCACCGGCATGTTCGCCCAGATCGCACCTTTCCTCGCCGCTGGCACGGCAATTCTCATCGGCGTGTTCGGCGACCAGACTCTGCGCTCTGTGCTGGAGGCCATCAGCGTCCGTGGTGCGATTGGCCCTTCCGTAGCCTGGTACGACGAGTACATTCGTTACACCAGCTTGCTGGAGCAGAGCATCGACGGTTCCTTCACCCGCCGCTTCATCGTCATGATGATGTTCTTCAGTTTCGGCGTGGTCATCGCCTCTATGCTGCGCAACGGCCGCGTGCCAGGCGCCACGAAGGGCCCATCCACCCGCCTGGTGCTGGTGATCATCGGCACGATGTTCTTTATGACGTTCACGCCGACGAAGTGGACTCACCACTTCGGTGTCTACGCTGGTGTCGGTGCCGCACTCATGGGTCTTGCGGCCGTCGCCGCCTCCCACATTTCCCTTTCATCCCGGCGCAACAGGGTGCTGTTCATCGGCGCTACGCTGATGCTGTTCAGCTTCACCCTCGCCGGAACGAACGGCTGGTGGTACATCGGCAGCTTCGGCGTCCCATGGTGGGATAAGCCAATCCAGTTGGCTGGTATCGAGGCCTCCACCGTGATGCTTGGCATCTCTCTGCTGGTGCTCGTCTGGGGTGTCCTCGTGGGCTACCTCACGGAGTTCAAGACCGCCCGTGCGGAGACCAAGTCGGAACGGCGGGAAATCGACGCCGAGGAACGCCGCCGTACGCTGCGCTTCCAAGGCATCGCCGCAGCCCCCATCGGTGTCCTCACAGCCCTCGTTGTGGTCTTCTCCATGCTCTCCCTGGGCAAGGGCTTTATCTCCCAGTGGCCGGCGTACTCCATCGGCAAGGGTAACCTGGTGAGCCTCACTGGGAATACCTGCAACATGGCCTCCGACGTCCTCGTGGAAACCAACACGAACGATTCCTTCCTCGCGGTCGCAGGCGGAGGCGAGCTCAAGGACTCCCTCGTCAATGACGATTCGCGAGGATTCGAACCGAACAACATCCCAACGCGTATTGACCCCGGCGTGGACAACACCTCTTCCTCCTCCATGCCGCAAACGTCCGTGCGCGCAGATGGTGCAGGGGCTAGCGGTAGCTCGGACTCCACCAGCAGATCCAGCACAGGCAGCAACGGGGACTCCACGACCAACGATTCCTCCGATGCTTCGACCACCGGTTCGCAGGGCGAGGACGTGGCGTCGGATCAGAACCAGGAGACGACAGACGAGGACGCTAACGAATCCGGCACGCAGGGCGGCGTGGCATCCGATCGAGGTATTAACGGTTCCTACGCCAAGCTTCCGTTCTTCCTGGATAACCAGCAGGTGCCGGTCGTCGGATCCTTCCGCGAAGGCCTGCAGGTGCCAGCGCGCACCATTACTGACTGGTACGAAATTCCAGAGATGGGCGAGGACCAGCCACTCATCGTCTTCTCCGCTGCCGGCAAGGTGGCGCACGACGACATGAATGGTGTGTTCCAGTACGGTCAGGAGCTCAAGGTCGAGTTCGGCCGCGGCGAAGGTGACAACTACGAGATGATCGGCGAATACCAGCCCCTCGACATTGGCACCGGGCCGGAATGGCGCAACATGCGTGTGCCGAAGGATGCTATCCCTGAAGGCGCGAACGTGATCCGCATCCGCGCGATCGATACGAACCTCACGCCGGACCAGTGGCTGGCCATCACGCCACCACGTGCGCCACAGATGGTGAGCATGAACGATTACATCCCGGCAGAAATTGGTGATGACGCACCGGGCCTCCTCGACTGGTCCGTCGCCTTCCAGTTCCCTTGCCAGCGCAACTACGACCACTACGCCGGCGTGGCCGAGGTGGCCGAGTACCGCATCTCCCCTGATCACGGCGGACGCCGCGTACACAGTGGCGTGATGGATTACCTCGGCGGTGGTTCTGTGGGTCTGACCGAGATGACTTCCCAGTCCACCGAGCTGCCGACCTACTTGAAGGGTGACTGGCAGCGCGACTGGGGCGTGTTCGACCGCCTAGAGACCGTACCGAATGCCCGTGGTGAGCGCCCGAAGCCAGCTGAGCTGACGGAAACCAGCACCACCGAGCTAGGAACCTACTACCCAGGACCGATGAAGTACATGGCTGAGTAG